In Brassica napus cultivar Da-Ae unplaced genomic scaffold, Da-Ae ScsIHWf_870;HRSCAF=1236, whole genome shotgun sequence, a single genomic region encodes these proteins:
- the LOC125606388 gene encoding uncharacterized protein LOC125606388 translates to MTVSELNQFIFTADPQVFLFTWLCYIGCSTCSKKLIREETSFTCVPCNETNAVAKLKYRVILSVSDDTGAAAFLGFDEEVASLTHVLASDAAQIVGIGTNAQVDIDLPRSLANLVGSTYTFQLRLKDFNFGPNHRSFTISRIFPARDLAPKPTFFSGGWRGYRSISPPICGNMIKCQSWYRKQCCRSAHQS, encoded by the exons ATGACGGTTTCAGAGCTTAACCAATTTATTTTCACGGCCGATCCTCAGGTTTTTTTGTTTACAT GGTTGTGTTACATTGGCTGCTCCACTTGCTCCAAGAAACTCATACGAGAGGAGACTTCATTCACATGCGTCCCATGCAATGAAACCAATGCTGTGGCTAAACTCAA GTATCGTGTGATTCTCTCCGTGTCAGATGACACTGGTGCAGCAGCTTTCCTTGGTTTTGATGAAGAGGTTGCTAGCCTGACTCATGTTCTTGCTTCTGATGCTGCACAGATCGTG GGGATAGGTACTAATGCCCAAGTTGACATTGACCTACCTCGCTCACTCGCTAATCTGGTGGGGAGTACCTACACTTTCCAGCTCAGGTTAAAGGACTTCAATTTTGGTCCAAATCACCGAAGCTTTACCATATCTCGCATATTCCCCGCACGTGATCTTGCGCCAAAGCCAACTTTTTTCT CAGGAGGGTGGCGAGGATACCGATCAATCTCTCCCCCAATCTGTGGCAACATGATTAAATGTCAGAGCTGGTATCGTAAACAATGTTGCAGATCAGCTCACCAAAGCTGA